The genomic interval AGGACGTCCCCTGGCTCTAGACGCGCGAGAAGCTCCTTTAGCTGCGGGCGCGCGGCGTCTGCGCCAGACGCTTCCTCGTCATAGACCTTTTCGCACCCAGCCTCGGACAGAGTCCGGAGCTGCGCGGCGAGGTCCTGGTGATCGCCGCGCGAGATGCGCGCATAGCCAATTAGCATCTGGACATTCTGCACCCCGTTTTTGATTCGCGTAAGAGTCTGAATTTGCTAGGGCAGGGAATGGGGCTCAAAACCGAACGGTTTTGAGCCTGTGGGCGGTGCCTGGAGCGTTCCTGAAAACCCTCGTTTGCTAGCTGCCCGGAGCCTAAGGGGTTGGGGCTACCGGGTGCGAAAAAGGGGGTTACGCACCGTCGCGATAAAAATGGCATAAAACTCCTATAACATGGGTTGCGCGTTCGCTATCTATGGCCTATCTATCCCTTGCGTTCAGCAAAGGAGGCGCAAAATGTCAGATAAAGCTTTGGTAGTGCTCACCGGTAAGAGCAAGGACCGCCTGTTCCGGGAGGGCGGCACGTCCGACTGGGCGCTTCGCCCAGCCGTAGTGCGTAATTTCAAGTACGTGGTGTGTGTGCGCCACGCCAATCCGCCCTATGATCCGGGACCGGGCGCACGTCCAGAACCTCACGGGGCCGCGTTCCTCGTGGGCAAGATCGAGGACGTGAAGTTCACCTACCGCGAAAATGACCGGGACCGTTTTCTCGTTACGTTTTCTGAAGTCGCCGAGGTTTTAGTGCCCGGCTTCTGGGACGGCTCCCGAAACCCGGTACGCTACATGGACGTGAGCGAGATCAAGGAACGCGGCATCGACTTGGATGCGCTCGACTTCAAGCCTTTCATGCCCCCTGAAGTGGACGGCGAGGAAGGTGATGAAGGTGTAACCCCCCTGTCGATCGCAGCCGCCAAGCTAGGGCTGGCGGCCATGTTCGGGGTGTCGCCGGATGCGATAGAGATCATCATCAAGGGCTGATCTATCTACAAACTATCGCTCGTTTTGGGCCGCGCTGGGTGCACACAGCGCGGCCTAATCGTGTTTGAGGAATTGAAAACAAACGCCCAGGGATCGGCTATCAGGACTAGCGGCTGATCTCTGCTGACGCAGCCTTGACCGTGACGTTGCACCGCTGCGCTTTCCCCGTCCGGGTCGCCGCCCGCCAACAATCCTCCAGCGCGGGCCGGTTCTCACGCTCCAGCTTCGCGCCCTCGGCGACCTGCGCCCAACCCTGCGGGTTGTCGCTCTGCATCAGCCGCGCGCCGGCATCCCAACGATCGAGGTTAAGCGTCGCGGCGGCCATCTTCTCCGGCACGCTCCAGCCGGCGGGGAGCGCGCGCGCGATCGGCCCGGAGAAACACACCCACACGATGACGCCGGCGACGGCGCCCACCGCAGTCATGATCGCGACCTGGCGGACCTGCTCGCGCCCGGTGCGCTGCCGCTCGGCCAGGCGCTCCAGGGCCGTGCCGGCGGCGTCCACCCGCTGCACGGCGTTGGCCAGCTCCCGCCGGCCCTGTTGCTGGGCCGCGTCCGCCGCCTGGCGCACCTGGGAGGCGAGGTCCTGGGGCGTCAACCGAAGGGCAGGGTGCGCCTCGATCGCCGCGAGGCTTTGGGCGATAGCCGCGAGGGTGGGGGAGTAATCTGGCGCCGTGGTCGGCAGACCCTCCAGCACCGCGCGGAGCTGACCGACCTCGGCCCTAAGCGCCTCGAACGCCTCGGCCGCCGCATCCTGGGGCTCGACCCCGTGGGTCTCGGCCCCGAGGGCCTCGTCCTCCGCCATCGTTCCTCCTACCGGCCAAGACCCCGGCCCAAGCTAAGCGAACGCGTGAGGTCCTGCACCAGGTTGCGGCCCGGCATGGCGCCGGGCGACAGGCCCAGCTCGCGACGGCGGCCAGCCAAGACCGATTCCACCTGCGGATCGCGGGCGAGGCCGCCGGCGAGACCCTTCATCCGGGCTTCGACCTTCCGGCGGGCGTCGACGTTCTGCCATCCCGACAACTCGGCGTGCTGGGCCTTCAACCGCGTCCAGCTTTCCACGAAACGCTCTGCCCGGAGCTGAGGATCTCGCCGCACCTGGCTCTCACGCGCCAACGCGCCGCCGATCGCCTCCATCCCGCCCGGTTGATCGACGCGGCCGGCAAGCCCACGCTGGCGCGACAGGGCGGAACGGAGATCCTGCGCGGCCTCTGGACTCACGGCCGAAAGCGCCTTCTCAGCCCGTTTAAACGCAATGTCCTGGTGCGGCAGGACCGGCAGGCCGCCCTGCCGCATCCGTTCCATGTCGGCAAAGGCCCGCGCATAGCCGCGCACGCCCTCGGTCAGCTCCTGGCGCTGCAGGGGCGCTGCAGGGGCGGGGGAGGGCGCGCGATCCCCCACGGCCCGGTCGGCCGCCGGCTTCGGCTTGAACCCCGCGAACCGCGATGGCGCCCGCTCGGCTGGCTTCGCCATTTCCGGCGAGATACGGATCTCCGACCTGGTGATGCCCCGCCGCTCGGCGAAGGCCTCGGCCACGCGTGGCTCGCCATAGTCCAGGGTCGTATCCTTCGCCCGTTCGCGGTCAAGGGTGCGGGTGAGCTGGTCGCGGTCCTTGAAGTCGTCGGCGCCGTAGTGGACGGCCAGCGTCTCGCGGTGGCGGCTCATCCCGACATAGGCGGCGTGACGGTCCAGGCCGTCGCTGGCCAGCAGGTGGCCATGGTCCACGGTGACGCCCTGGCTCTTGTGGATGGTGGACGCATAGCCGTGGTCGATCTGGGCGTAATCCTTGAGGTCGAACCGGACCTCGCGCCGATCGGCGCCATCAAGGCGCACGGCGAGGCTGGCGGCGTCGATCTTTTCGACGGTCCCTAGCGAACCGTTCTTCACCCCAATGGACCGCTCGTTGCGCAGGAACATCACGCGGTCGCCTGGGGCGAACGCCCGCTCGCCGCGCTCGGTCTGCACCACCTGGTCGGCGCCGAGCGCGCCGGCGTCGCGCATCCGCGCCCGGGCGAGCTGGTTCAGCTCCGCCACGTCGGCGCGCGTGTGGGCCAGCATGACCTGGCTGGCTTCCGGCCGGGCCTGGCGCACGGAATCCCAGCCGTCCACGAGGGCGCTGCGGGCGGCTTCGCGGGTCTCGTGGCCCCTGACCATGCCGGCGGCCTCGTAGCGGTCCAGGGCGGTGCCGGTGCGGCCCGTGGCCAGCTCCCGCGTCGCCTCACGCTGCCAGTCCTCGCGCTGGCGCCGGATTTCGGTGATCTCGGCCGCGCCATGCCGCTCGGTGAGCGCCCGGAACGCGGCGCCGGCCTC from Caulobacter sp. NIBR2454 carries:
- a CDS encoding DUF6118 family protein — its product is MAEDEALGAETHGVEPQDAAAEAFEALRAEVGQLRAVLEGLPTTAPDYSPTLAAIAQSLAAIEAHPALRLTPQDLASQVRQAADAAQQQGRRELANAVQRVDAAGTALERLAERQRTGREQVRQVAIMTAVGAVAGVIVWVCFSGPIARALPAGWSVPEKMAAATLNLDRWDAGARLMQSDNPQGWAQVAEGAKLERENRPALEDCWRAATRTGKAQRCNVTVKAASAEISR
- the traA gene encoding Ti-type conjugative transfer relaxase TraA; translated protein: MAIYHFSAKVISRANGSSAVASAAYRSASELHDERLGRSHNFTDKTGVVHSEVMAPEGSPERWQDREALWNEVEAGEVRKDAQLAREIEFSIPREMSQAQGVELARDFVQQEFVDRGMVADLNVHWDIGPDGLAKPHAHVMLSMREAGPEGFGKKVREWNSTELLTDWREAWAEHVNTRLAELDIDARVDHRTLEAQGIDLEPQHKIGPAGARRLDRGEDAERAVDHREIARRNGEKIIAEPTVALDAITRQQSTFTDHDLARFVHRHTDDADQFAQAMSAVKTSPELVALGKDGAGRERFSTREMLATEQRLERSAEQIAGRGQHRVSPASRELALAASEGRGLALAGSQRDALDHITGREDLALVVGYAGTGKSAMLGVAREAWEASGYQVRGAALSGIAAESLEAGSGIGSRTIASLEHGWAQGRDVLTARDVLVIDEAGMIGSRQMERVLSAADLAGAKVVLVGDAGQLQAIEAGAAFRALTERHGAAEITEIRRQREDWQREATRELATGRTGTALDRYEAAGMVRGHETREAARSALVDGWDSVRQARPEASQVMLAHTRADVAELNQLARARMRDAGALGADQVVQTERGERAFAPGDRVMFLRNERSIGVKNGSLGTVEKIDAASLAVRLDGADRREVRFDLKDYAQIDHGYASTIHKSQGVTVDHGHLLASDGLDRHAAYVGMSRHRETLAVHYGADDFKDRDQLTRTLDRERAKDTTLDYGEPRVAEAFAERRGITRSEIRISPEMAKPAERAPSRFAGFKPKPAADRAVGDRAPSPAPAAPLQRQELTEGVRGYARAFADMERMRQGGLPVLPHQDIAFKRAEKALSAVSPEAAQDLRSALSRQRGLAGRVDQPGGMEAIGGALARESQVRRDPQLRAERFVESWTRLKAQHAELSGWQNVDARRKVEARMKGLAGGLARDPQVESVLAGRRRELGLSPGAMPGRNLVQDLTRSLSLGRGLGR